One region of Alosa sapidissima isolate fAloSap1 chromosome 1, fAloSap1.pri, whole genome shotgun sequence genomic DNA includes:
- the smox gene encoding spermine oxidase has product MQSCEISSDSTDDPLSSGLRRHRQPRIVVIGAGLAGLATTKTLLENGFTNVTVLEASDRIGGRVQSIQHGNAILELGATWIHGANGNPVYHLAKDSGLLEHTTDEERSVGRISLYAKNGVAHYQINNGKRIPKDLVEEFSDLYNEVYELTQEFFQNGKPVGAESQNSVGIFTRDVVRRKIMLDPDDSESTKKLKLSMLQQYLKVESCESSSPSMDEVSLSEFGEWTEIPGAHHVIPGGFMQVVELLAQDIPSRMVRRGKPVRRIHWNYSFQQAEEITQDEHEHDHNRDCWPSQAPAHVECEDGERLPADHIIVTASLGVLKKSHETLFSPGLPRDKVQAIEKLGISTTDKIFLEFDEPFWSPECNSIQFVWEDEAQLEQLSYPQELWYRKICSFDVLYPPERYGYMLSGWICGEEALLMERCDDETVAETCTELLRTFTGNPNIPKPRRILRSSWGSKPYIRGSYSFTRVGSSGGDVERLAMPLPYAKSTKAPPLQVLFAGEATHRKYYSTTHGALLSGQREASRLIEMYQDLYNAETTKPNM; this is encoded by the exons AtgcaaagttgtgaaatatctTCAGACAGCACTGATGATCCCCTTAGTAGTGGCTTACGACGACATCGACAACCACGAATAGTAGTGATTGGCGCTGGTTTGGCCGGCCTCGCTACTACCAAAACCCTACTGGAGAACGGCTTCACCAATGTCACGGTCCTAGAGGCGTCTGACCGAATTGGGGGCAGAGTGCAAAGTATTCAGCACG GTAACGCAATTCTAGAACTCGGAGCTACCTGGATCCATGGCGCCAATGGCAACCCAGTGTACCACCTTGCGAAGGACAGCGGTCTCCTGGAGCACACCACGGACGAGGAGAGGAGTGTTGGCCGCATCAGCCTCTATGCCAAAAACGGGGTGGCACACTACCAGATCAACAATGGCAAGAGGATCCCCAAGGACCTGGTGGAGGAGTTCAGTGACCTTTACAACGAG gtgtatGAGCTGACTCAGGAGTTCTTCCAGAATGGGAAGCCTGTTGGGGCTGAGAGTCAGAACAGTGTGGGGATCTTCACACGTGATGTTGTGCGGAGGAAGATCATGCTGGACCCTGACGACTCAGAGAGCACCAAGAAGCTCAAGCTCTCCATGCTACAACAGTACCTCAAG gtggAAAGCTGTGAAAGCAGTTCCCCCAGTATGGACGAGGTCTCGCTCAGTGAGTTTGGTGAGTGGACGGAGATCCCGGGTGCCCACCACGTCATTCCCGGCGGCTTCATGCAGGTGGTGGAGCTGTTGGCCCAGGACATTCCGTCCCGCATGGTCCGCCGGGGCAAGCCTGTCCGCCGCATCCACTGGAACTACAGCTTCCAGCAGGCCGAGGAGATCACCCAGGACGAGCACGAGCATGACCACAACCGGGACTGCTGGCCCAGCCAGGCGCCCGCACACGTGGAGTGTGAGGACGGCGAACGCCTCCCCGCTGACCACATCATCGTCACGGCTTCGCTGGGCGTGCTGAAGAAGAGCCACGAGACGCTCTTCTCGCCCGGCCTGCCCCGCGACAAGGTGCAGGCCATCGAGAAGCTGGGCATCAGCACCACCGACAAGATCTTCCTGGAGTTCGACGAGCCCTTCTGGAGCCCCGAGTGCAACAGCATCCAGTTTGTGTGGGAGGACGAGGCGCAGCTGGAGCAGCTGTCCTACCCGCAGGAGCTCTGGTACCGCAAGATCTGCAGCTTCGACGTGCTGTACCCGCCCGAGCGCTACGGCTACATGCTCAGCGGCTGGATCTGCGGCGAGGAGGCGCTGCTCATGGAGCGCTGTGACGACGAGACCGTGGCCGAAACCTGCACCGAGCTGCTGCGCACCTTCACAG GGAACCCCAACATTCCGAAGCCGCGGCGAATCCTGCGCTCATCCTGGGGCAGTAAGCCCTACATCCGGGGCTCGTACTCCTTCACCCGCGTCGGCTCCAGCGGCGGAGACGTGGAGAGGCTGGCCATGCCACTGCCTTACGCCAAAAGCACCAAGGCTCCG CCTCTGCAGGTGCTGTTTGCTGGTGAGGCCACGCACAGAAAATACTATTCCACTACCCATGGTGCTTTGCTGTCAGGCCAGAGGGAAGCCTCTCGCCTGATTGAGATGTACCAGGACTTATACAATGCAGAAACCACAAAGCCTAATATGTAA